From Brevibacillus marinus, a single genomic window includes:
- a CDS encoding Lrp/AsnC family transcriptional regulator, which produces MNKQQRIELLRLLEEDSRLDSSRLAKLLNTTAEEVEREIQVLLDEKVIVKFPALINWERIEENPYVTAMIDVKVTPKRDVGFDEVAERIGRFPEVKAVYLMSGAGYDLSVVLEGKTMREVASFVSQKLATLDSVISTATHFILKRYKHDGILLDERDDDHRMVVSP; this is translated from the coding sequence ATGAACAAGCAACAGCGGATCGAACTGCTGCGGTTGTTGGAAGAAGACAGCCGTCTGGACAGCTCGCGGCTGGCTAAATTGCTGAATACGACAGCCGAAGAGGTGGAGCGGGAAATCCAGGTCTTGCTTGACGAAAAGGTGATCGTCAAGTTTCCCGCGCTGATCAACTGGGAACGTATCGAGGAAAATCCATACGTGACGGCGATGATCGACGTGAAAGTAACCCCGAAGCGGGACGTCGGGTTTGATGAAGTGGCAGAGCGGATCGGCCGCTTCCCGGAAGTGAAGGCCGTCTATTTGATGTCCGGCGCAGGCTATGACCTATCTGTCGTCCTCGAAGGCAAGACGATGCGGGAGGTGGCCAGTTTTGTCTCGCAGAAGCTGGCGACCCTCGATTCGGTGATTTCGACGGCCACCCATTTTATCCTGAAACGGTACAAGCACGACGGGATTCTGCTGGACGAGCGGGATGACGACCACAGGATGGTGGTCAGCCCATGA